The genomic region CGTTGAGGTCGGGCAGCGCGGGACCGGGGTCCATGTCCATCGCGACCCTGGCCGCCCGCACGTAGTACAGGCCCTCCATCGCGGTCTGCTTGGCCAGCTGGGCCTGCGCCGCCGAGGTGGCCTGCTCGATCTGCGAGCCCGCCGCGGTGTAGCTGCCGGAGGCGTCGGCCAGCGCCTGCCGGGCCGCCTCGTTGGTGCCGACCAGGTTCAGCACCTGGCCGCCCAGCCGCTCGATCCAGCGGCGCGCGTCGGCCTTCTCGTCGTTGAGCTGCTGCTGTGCCCGCGCGGCTTTCTGCCGGGACGCGTACAGCACCCCGCCCACGATGACCACGGCGAGCAGCAACAGCACGATTGCCGTACTCAAGGGTGCCTCCCGATAGCAGGGCGCCGCGGGTGGCTCCCGCGGTCACCCTCTCCAACGGGCTACCCCCGCGAGCCGTTCCCCACCGCCGGGTGAGTCAGGGCACTCAGAAGTTCTCGATGGTGTGCGGCGCCGGATCTGTCAGGAATGCCCGGCTCAGCGGCGCCAGCGCGCCCGGCCGCAGCTCGCGCACCCGGCCCGCGGCGGCCAGCGCGGTCAGCCGTACCCCGCCGAGGAAGGCCGAGGCCAGCTCGGTCGTGCTCAGCGCCAGCTCCGGCTCGTCCTCGGTGCGGGTCACCTCGGCGTGGCCGTCCGCGCCGATCCGCAGCCGCCGGCGCCCGGCGTTCCACGGGCAGAACTCGTCGGTCAGCTCCAGCACGGTCTCCAGCGGCCCCGCGTAGCGCCGCAGCGGCAGCGCGCGGTCCACGTCGACCAGCCGCAGCCACAGCGCGTCGCAGCGCCCGCGCCGGACCGCGCGCGGGTCGGCCAGCAGGTGCGGCAGCGGGTCGTCCGGCGCGGCGCACCAGTAGTCGGCCAGGCCGGCCAGGTCCGCGTCGAGCAGGTGCCGCCAGAGCGCGGCGTAGCCGACCGGGCCGGTGGTGACCAGCTCGTGCACCTCCACCGCGAGCACCTGGCGCTGGTGCATCCGGAACAGCGCGTAGCCCTCGGGGTGCACCGCGAACCGGAAGGCCTGGCGGCCGTTGCGCTGCTGCGTCCCGTCGAGCAGCCGGTAGTGCCAGGCGTCGGTGTCCCGCTCCAGCCAGCCCGGGGTCTGCGCGGCCACCTTGGCGTGCAGCTCGCGCATGAGCGGTTCGGCGACCTCCCTGGACACCTCGCGCACCCGGTCGGTCCCGGTGTCCACGGTAGGCAGGAACCTGGCGCCCTTGTCGATCTCGATCTCCAGGCGCTCCACCGCGACCCCGTAGCCGTACCGGCCGTAGATGCCGCCCTCGGAGGCCCACAGCGCGGCGAACGGGTCGCCGCCCTCGGCGTGCAGGTCGTGCAGCAGCGAGCGCATCACCCCGGTGAGAGCGCCCCGCCTGCGCTGCCCAGGCGCGACCGCGACCATGGTGACCCCGGCGAAGGAGTGCGCGCCGGTGCCCGGCAGCGTCATCCGCCTCGGCCAGATGCCGCCGCCGCCGATCAGCTCCGCGCCGTCGAAGGCCCCCCGGAAGCGGGCCGGGTCCCACATCCGGAGCTGGGCCTCGCGGGCGGGATCGTCGGGCTCGCCGTAGAAGGCGGTGCGGCAGATGTCGAGGTGCTCGGACAGGGTCGAGGCGGTGAGCGGGCGGACCGTCAGCGTTGAGGTCATGCCCCGTTGCTACCGCAGGTTGTGGACGGGCGCGAACGGATTTGGGCAGGGTGGGCTGATGCGCCCCGAAGCACTGCACACGGCACTGGGCACCGCGGTGGCTGAGTTCCAGGCCGCCGTGACCTCGGCCGGACCGGACGCGCCGGTGCCCACCTGCCCAGGCTGGACCGCCGACGCGCTCACCGCGCACCTGGCCTCGGTGTTCGCGCTGGTCGCGGACTGGATCCGCACCGGCCGCAGGCACCCGCCGAGACCGGTCCCGGCGGCCGCGCCGGACGCCTTCGCCACCGCCTCGGCCACCCTGCTGGAGCTGCTCGACCCCGGCCAGGCCAGCCGCCCGTACCCGACCTGGTGCCCGTGGGACCGCACGATGGGGTTCTGGATCCGGCGGATGGCGCACGAGGCGGTGATCCACCGGGTGGACGCCGAGTCCGCGCTGGGCGCGGTCACCCCGGTGCCTGCCGAGCTGGCCGCGGACGGGGTGGACGAGGTGCTCACGCTGTGGCTGGGCGCTCGCCAGCCGCCGGCTGTCAGCGGCGAACACGTTGTGCGGCTCGAGGTTCCGGGCCGGGAGTGGACGATCGGGCTGAACCCCTCGGTGGTCGACTTCTGCGACGGCGCCGAGCCGGAGGCGGTGCTGCGCGGCCCGGCCAGTGCACTGGACCTGTGGCTGTGGGGCCGGGGCGATGCGGCCGGGCTGACCGTCGAGGGCGACCCGGCCGCGGTGGCCGCGCTCCGGTCCGCGGTCGCCGCCGTCACCTGATCGCGCTGCGCCAACCAGGTGAGTTTCCGCCGGTTGCCGGGTGCCGCCCTGCCCGACCGGGCTTCGCGTGACCACCCGTTCAGTGGAACAACTCGTGACTCTAAGTTATCACCCGAGAAGGTTGCGACGACCAGATGGTGGCAAGATCGATATCACTGCTTGTCACCGTTGCGGTCGGTATCGGTCGACTACGAGGCGTGTTCGCGTTCTCACTCGATCGGGAAGCGACAGCCGCCGGAATTCCCGGTTAACTAACGGCCTGTGCGGCCCGCGACCCGCACGGAAAAACCGAACAAATCCCCCGAGAAGCGCTAGCTCGAAGGAGTGGACGTCACCACAGGTGGCTAGGTAGCAGGACGCCGTGCTGGTGTAACTCCCCGGTAACGGGACACCAGCGCGGCTTTCACCATTCCCGCTATTCGAACTGGCGAGCCGCCGAAACACCCCGCCGGTGGAAATCGGTGAGATCCGGGTCCTCGTTCTCGAATGCCTTCTCCAACTGCGCCCAGCCGACACGCTGCGCGAACTCCGCCTCGCTGCTGGTGATCGGGATCAGCCAGGTCAGCTGCACCGGCCGCTCGCCCACCGTCACCGTCCGGAACTCGTCCGGCAGATAGACCGGTAACGCCGCGTAGAACGCGGTCAGCTCGTCGACCGGGAAGATCTGCCCCCTAGGCCCGATCACCTGCCCCCGCGCCAGCCCCGCGCCGGCGCCCAGCAGTTCGGCCCCGACCTGGTCCAGCAGCGCGGGCACGAACTCCTGCAGTTCCCCGTCCCTGGTGTGCATGACCAGCTCCTGCCACACCCAGCCGCCGGGCAGGTCCAGCCGGTGTGCGGACAGGCCGATGGTGGCGTGCGTGCGCACCCCGCCGAAGGGCCGGTCCGGGCCGAACCGCACGATCCGGAACGGCATCGGAGTGCCGGTGTCGTCGGTGTCCCACTCGTGTTCCGGCGGGCCGAGGTGGCGCTCCAGGTGTCGGATCAGCTGCACCAGGCGGAGTCTGCCCCGGCCAGCGGTGGCTGTCTGTGGGGCAGAGGCGTGAACCGGTGGCAGGATCTCCGCCATGACCAAGGCCGATCTGCTGCTGTTCTGGGGCCACCGGCCGGAGCCCGACGGGAGCGTCGGCAAGGGCTGCCTGAGCCAGTGGTGGCCAGCCGAGCTGGACGACGACGGCCTGCGGCTGCGCAGCGCCGAGCACTACATGATGTTCCACAAGGCGCTGCTGTTCGAGGACCAGGACACCGCGGCCAAGATCCTGGCCGCCGACAACCCCGGCGAGGCCAAGACCCTCGGCCGCCAGGTCCGCTCCTTCGACTCGGCTACCTGGGCCGCCCGCCGGTTCGACATCGTGGTCGCGGGCAACCTGCTCAAGTTCACCCAGCACCCCGACCTCGGCGCCTACCTGCTCGCCACCGGCGACCGGGTCCTGGTCGAGGCCAGCCCGCTCGACCCGGTCTGGGGCATCGGCCTGGCCGCTGACGACCCGAGGGCCGCCGACCCCGCGCAGTGGCCGGGGGAGAACCTGCTCGGCTTCGCCCTGATGGCGGTGCGCGACCGCCTGCGCGCCGCCGCGTAGTCGTCACCGCGCCGTCGAACGCCGGTCACCTGAGGACGTAGGCTCAGTGGGCAGGCGTGTCGAGGAGGTTCGGTGCTGTACAGGTTGCTCAAGCGGCTACTGGGTCGGCTGGTCCGGTTGGTGTGGCGCCCCACGGTGATCGGGCTGGACAACCTGCCCAAGAAGGGCGCGTTCATCCTGGCCGCGAACCACCTGTCCTTCGCCGACAGCCTGATGCTCCCCCTGGTCGTCCCCCGCCAGGTCGCCTTCCTGGCCAAGGCCGAGTACTTCACCGGCAAGGGCGTCAAGGGCGCCATCATGCGCTGGGTCTTCACCGCCCTCGGCCAGATCCCGGTCGAACGCGGCAAGGGCCGAGCCGCCGGCCAGGCCCTGGACACCGCCCTGGAGGTCCTGCAGGCAGGCGGCGCCTTCGGCATCTACCCCGAGGGCACCCGCTCCCGCGACGGCCAGCTGCACCGCGGCCACGTCGGCGTCGCCCGCCTCGCCCTCACCAGCGGCGCCCCGGTCATCCCGGTCGGCCTGATCGGCACCGACCGCCTCCAGCCCGTCGGCAAGAAGATCCCCCGCATCCGCCCGGTCACCATCCACTTCGGCAAGCCGCTGGAGTTCAACCGGTACGACGGGATGAACGAGTCCCTGCCGATCCTGCGCTCGGTGACCGACGAGATCATGTACCAGATCATGGAACTCTCGGGCCAGGAGTACGTCGACCGCTACGAGAAGCCCCCAGCCGCCGCCTGATCCGCTTCTTTCCCGCTTGGGCTGAATTTTTCCGCTCTGCTCGGCACTTCTCGGTAGTGTCTTCGCCACGTGCGACAGCAGGGAGGGCTGGCCGTGGCGGGGTTGGACGTTGTTCGACTGCTGGACACATTGCGGGTCAACACCGCATCAGGACAACCTGCGCGCCACCAGCCGCTTTTGTTGTTGTGGGCGGCTGGCAGGGCGGCCCGCGGCGCGGCACGGATGACCTCGTGGCAGTCGGTCCGAGCGGAGCTGACCGACCTGCTCGACAAGTTCGGTCGCCCCGGCGCGAAGGCGAGTCCGGAGTATCCCTTTGTTGCGCTGGCACACACCGCGTTCTGGGAGTTGGACGGACACAGCGAAGCGGTGCCAGCGGCGCACAGTTCCGGGGTGGCGAGGTGGCTGACGCGCAACAAGCCGTCTGGCGGTCTGACCGCGCCGGTGTACCGCATTCTGGCCACAGAGCACGGCCGGCGCAACGCGTTCGCCCGCAAGATCATCGACCGCTACTTCCCCGGCGAAGACACCGAGGCACTGCTGGCCGCCGTGCAGTTGGGCGACCTCACCTTCGATCGCTTTGGTGAGGTGCCCTGGGCCCCGGTGGGTACCCACTTCGTCGATCGGGACGCAGCCTTCTACGCCCACGTGCACCGCCAACGTCAGGCAGGCATCTGCGGCAAGCAGTCTGAGTGCGCCCAGTCCATCGTCGTCAGTGGTGGTTACGAGGATGACGAGGACCTAGGTGACGTCATTATCTACACAGGTCAAGGCGGCAACGAAGGAAAGAAGCAGATTGCAGACCAGACGCTAACTCTTGGCAATAAGGCGTTGGCAAACAGCTGCGAGGAAGAAGAGCCCGTTCGGGTTATTCGCGGCTACAAGGGAGATCCTCGGTTTTCTCCGGACTCGGGGTATCGATACGACGGCCTCTATCGTGTGGCGGCATACTGGTCCGAAAAGGGTAAGTCTGGCTTTCTTGTGTGGCGCTACAAGATGGTCAAGTATATCCTCTCTGGTATCGAGGTTCCGCTGGCTGAGGCGGTAGCCAAGGCGGAGAAGACTGCCCTGACTGCACCGCCTGGTGCGGCGAAGCCAGGGCGCAAGTCGCAGCTCAGCAGCAAGATTGACCGATCCATCAAGGTGGTCAAGTGGGTCAAGAAGAAGCACGGCAGTAGGTGTCAGATCTGCGGCTTGCGGCTAGAAGTGCCCAATTCCTATTATGCGGAGACGGCGCACATCAAGCCGCTGGGCACCCCATTTGACGGTCCGGACGTGCCGGAGAACACCCTCTGTCTGTGCCCGAACCACCATGCCCTGTTTGATCGCGGTGCCGTCCTTATTGAGGATGACCTGACGATCGTTAACGAGATAACCGGCAAAGAAATGGGCACGCTGGTGACGGTCGCCGGGCACAATATCGAGGTGGAATACCTGGCTTGGCACCGCAACTACTTCCGCAACCGTGCCATCAGCTAGCCCCGGTCCGGGGTCGCCAGCGGCACCAGCTGCCGGTCCCCGACCCTGGTCAGCAGCGCCAGCGGCTTGCTGGCCAGGGTCAGTGCCAGGACCACCCAGCGCGGCTTGCCCAGTTCGCGCGCGATCGGTCCCGCGAAGGCCGCCATCAGCGCCGTCAGCCCCGGCAGTGGCCGCACCGACAGCGTGATCGCGGAGATCAGCCCCTCCGCGTTCAGTTCGACCCGCGCCGTCTCCTCCAGCTCCTGCCCACCCACGGTCGCCGTGTGCACCAGCACCCGCGTCCGCTCGTCACCCACGTCAGACCGGTACCGCAGCCCCTTCAGCTCCCGCAGGGCCACGGTCAGCACCGCGCGCACCTCGGCCTTGCCCTCGAACCGCACCCGCATCGTCAGTGGCGAGTGCAGCACCACGTCCTCGGCCAGGGTCGCCAGCACTCCCGTCAGGTCTCCGGCCTCACCGGCGGTGCGGTAGCGCTCAGTTGTCGTGCTCATCGTGGTTCCCCTCGGTAGTGGTCAGTCCGTGCAGTCCGCGCCAGATCAGGTCCGCGGTCAGCGCCTCGATCTGCGGCCGGGTGACCTCCGGATTCCGCAGCCACCAGGACGCCATCGCGTTCACCGTCCACTTGGTCGCCTCCGCCAAGGCAGCCGCGCCCTGCTCGCGGGACAGTCCTGGCGGCAGGCCGAGGTGCGGAATCCGGTGCAGCAGCGCGGTCAGCGCCGCCGACGCGTCGTCCTGACCACGCTGGTGGGCAGGCGCGACAGCCGGATCAGCGGGCGGTTCGCCGAACAACAACCGCCACCCCACCTCATTGCGCTCGATCCACCCGAAGATCAGCGACAACGTGTGCCGCACCAACCCCTCCGGCGACAACGAGCCAGGCGGAGCCCCCCAAGCAAGGTTCAGCTCAGCGGCATGCTCCTCGATCACCGCCCGGTACAACGCATCCTTGTCAGCAAAGTGGTCGTACAACACCGGCGTGGTAACCCCCGAAGCCGCAGCCACCTCCCGCATAGAGGCCCCCACAAACCCCCGAGCCGCAAACACCCCACCAGCAGCCCGAAGAATCACCCCCCGCCGCTCAGCAGGGCTAAGACGCTTACGAGACCCGTTACCTGACATCAGTTAGGTACCGTACAGCAAAACCTAACCCCCGTCAGGTAGCGACGCGAAGCGAGCAGAAGGGGGTCCGGGGGCGAAGCCCGCCGGCGTGGGGGCGCGGGGGCTCGGCCCCCGCTGAAATGGCGAAACGCCCCGGGGAAGCGCAAAGCGCGACCACGGGGCGTGCGGCGTGGAGCGGGCGACGGGAATCGAACCCGCGTAGCTAGTTTGGAAGACTAGGGCTCTACCATTGAGCTACGCCCGCGTTGGAGCCCGGTTGCCTGGGCTCCGGTGTAAGGGTAGCGGGTCGCACGGTATGGTCTGCACGCGGTACCCCGGGATGTGGCGCAGCTTGGTAGCGCATCCGCTTTGGGAGCGGAGGGTCGCAGGTTCAAATCCTGTCATCCCGACTCGACCTCTGGCCTCCCCATGCCCACGGAGAACGTGGGCCTTGGGGAGGTCGTCGTAGCGTTTACCCGGGGGCCGAGCCCCCGGACCCCACGGTGCGGTTGGTGCTGAACCAGCCCGGTTGCGTGTGTGGGTATGTGTGGTTAGTCGTCCAGGCCCAGTCTTACGCCGTAGCGGATCAGGGCGTGTCGGTCTGGTAGGTCCAGCTTGTTCTGGAGTCTGCTGATGGTGTTGCGGACTGTCTTGGGGCTCACCAGCAAGCGTTCGGCGATTGTCGTGGTGTCCAGGCGTTTTGCCAGTAGGCGTAGGAGTTCGTGTTCTCGGTCTGTTAGCTCGTGGGGTGGGGCTGGGGCTGTTAGGGGTTCGCCGGTGCAGGCCTGGTCGATGGCTGCTCTTAGTTCTGTGGGGCCCGCGCCTTTGAGTAGGTAGCCGGTGGCGCCTGCCTTGATGGACTTGAGGATGGCCTCTTGGTCTTCGGAGACGGTGAGCACGACCACGCGGATGCTGGGGTCCCTGGCCAGGATCTTGGTGGTGGCCTCGTAGCCGTCCATGACGGGCATGGCCAGGTCCATCAGGACCAGGTGGGGGGCTGTCTCGGCGGCCAGGCGGACCGCTTCGAAGCCGTCGGCGGCCAGGCCGACTATCTCGTGGCCGTCGCCGCGGAGCAGGTCGCGCAGGCCGATGCGGAACAGGGGGTGGTCGTCGGCGATCAGGATGCGCAGGGGCGGCGGCATGGGGGGGCGGGGCTCAGTGGTGGCCGGGCAGGGCGGCGAAGACGCAGCCTTCGGCGTCGGCGGGGAAGGTGTCCGCTTGCACGCCCGCCATCGGTTTGCACCACAGGTGGCGGAGGCCGAGCTTCTCCGAGCCGAACTCGGCTGAGGTGACCGCGAAGCCGTTGCCGAAGCCGAAGTCCGGGTTCTCCGTGATGGTGCCCTCGCGCAGGCCGCGCAGCCAGAACTCCTGCATGGACTTGATCTTGTCAGGTTTGAGCAGCACCAGGCCGATCTTGGCGTGTTCCGGCACCGCGCAGGTGGCCCACTCGGCGATGAACGGCTCGTACCGCAGGGCGCGCACCTCGCCGAGGTAGCCGGGCAGCTCCGCCTTGCTGACAGTTCTGGCGTCCGTGCAGGCGCCGGTCTTCTGCTTCATCCAGTCGATCAGCGCGGTCATCGAGGGCATCGGCTCGCCGAGGGCGGCCGAGCCGGCGCGCGGGCCGCTCGCGGCGCTGGTCGGGCCGCCGTGCGCGTGCGCTGGGTGAGCTGGTTGGCCGTCGCCGCAGGCCGCCAGTAGGAGCAGCCCGGTGAGCAGTGCCGGAAGTCCTTGCCGCCAACGGGATCTCGTCATCGACTCGCCCTCTCCCTGAACGGACCGGCGGCGGGATGATCCGAAACTGAGCGTAGGCAAGCAGGGGTTCGGGCACAACGGTTCCGGCGACGCGGGGTCAGCGCTCGATCACGCTGAGCGGCTGGTTCGCGGGGTGTTGGCGCACCCGCGACCGAAGTACTCGGCGGGTGCGCTTAGACTCGCCGGAGGACCCGGCGCCGCTGGCGTGCGGGTGTTGGCACGCGCCTGTTTTTGTTCGCACGAGGAGAATACGTGAAGAGCACCGTCGAGCAGCTGAGCCCGACGCGCGTCCGGATCAACGTCGAGGTGCCGTTCGACGAGCTCAAGGCGAGCTTCGACCGGGCATACCGCAAGCTGGCCAAGCAGGTTCGGATCCCCGGCTTCCGTCCGGGCAAGGCGCCCGCGCGGGTGCTGGAGAACCGCCTCGGCCGTGGCGTTGTCCTGGACGAGGTCGTCAACGAGGCCATTCCGGCGAAGTACCTGGAAGCCGTCAACGCCGGCGAGGTCAAGACGCTGGGCCGCCCCGAGATCGAGGTCACCAAGATCGAGGACGGGCAGAGCCTGGAGT from Crossiella sp. CA-258035 harbors:
- a CDS encoding maleylpyruvate isomerase family mycothiol-dependent enzyme, encoding MRPEALHTALGTAVAEFQAAVTSAGPDAPVPTCPGWTADALTAHLASVFALVADWIRTGRRHPPRPVPAAAPDAFATASATLLELLDPGQASRPYPTWCPWDRTMGFWIRRMAHEAVIHRVDAESALGAVTPVPAELAADGVDEVLTLWLGARQPPAVSGEHVVRLEVPGREWTIGLNPSVVDFCDGAEPEAVLRGPASALDLWLWGRGDAAGLTVEGDPAAVAALRSAVAAVT
- a CDS encoding YDG/SRA domain-containing protein, encoding MAGLDVVRLLDTLRVNTASGQPARHQPLLLLWAAGRAARGAARMTSWQSVRAELTDLLDKFGRPGAKASPEYPFVALAHTAFWELDGHSEAVPAAHSSGVARWLTRNKPSGGLTAPVYRILATEHGRRNAFARKIIDRYFPGEDTEALLAAVQLGDLTFDRFGEVPWAPVGTHFVDRDAAFYAHVHRQRQAGICGKQSECAQSIVVSGGYEDDEDLGDVIIYTGQGGNEGKKQIADQTLTLGNKALANSCEEEEPVRVIRGYKGDPRFSPDSGYRYDGLYRVAAYWSEKGKSGFLVWRYKMVKYILSGIEVPLAEAVAKAEKTALTAPPGAAKPGRKSQLSSKIDRSIKVVKWVKKKHGSRCQICGLRLEVPNSYYAETAHIKPLGTPFDGPDVPENTLCLCPNHHALFDRGAVLIEDDLTIVNEITGKEMGTLVTVAGHNIEVEYLAWHRNYFRNRAIS
- a CDS encoding response regulator transcription factor, with translation MPPPLRILIADDHPLFRIGLRDLLRGDGHEIVGLAADGFEAVRLAAETAPHLVLMDLAMPVMDGYEATTKILARDPSIRVVVLTVSEDQEAILKSIKAGATGYLLKGAGPTELRAAIDQACTGEPLTAPAPPHELTDREHELLRLLAKRLDTTTIAERLLVSPKTVRNTISRLQNKLDLPDRHALIRYGVRLGLDD
- a CDS encoding lysophospholipid acyltransferase family protein, which translates into the protein MLYRLLKRLLGRLVRLVWRPTVIGLDNLPKKGAFILAANHLSFADSLMLPLVVPRQVAFLAKAEYFTGKGVKGAIMRWVFTALGQIPVERGKGRAAGQALDTALEVLQAGGAFGIYPEGTRSRDGQLHRGHVGVARLALTSGAPVIPVGLIGTDRLQPVGKKIPRIRPVTIHFGKPLEFNRYDGMNESLPILRSVTDEIMYQIMELSGQEYVDRYEKPPAAA
- a CDS encoding NADAR family protein, with translation MTKADLLLFWGHRPEPDGSVGKGCLSQWWPAELDDDGLRLRSAEHYMMFHKALLFEDQDTAAKILAADNPGEAKTLGRQVRSFDSATWAARRFDIVVAGNLLKFTQHPDLGAYLLATGDRVLVEASPLDPVWGIGLAADDPRAADPAQWPGENLLGFALMAVRDRLRAAA
- a CDS encoding suppressor of fused domain protein, encoding MQLIRHLERHLGPPEHEWDTDDTGTPMPFRIVRFGPDRPFGGVRTHATIGLSAHRLDLPGGWVWQELVMHTRDGELQEFVPALLDQVGAELLGAGAGLARGQVIGPRGQIFPVDELTAFYAALPVYLPDEFRTVTVGERPVQLTWLIPITSSEAEFAQRVGWAQLEKAFENEDPDLTDFHRRGVSAARQFE
- a CDS encoding nuclear transport factor 2 family protein — encoded protein: MSTTTERYRTAGEAGDLTGVLATLAEDVVLHSPLTMRVRFEGKAEVRAVLTVALRELKGLRYRSDVGDERTRVLVHTATVGGQELEETARVELNAEGLISAITLSVRPLPGLTALMAAFAGPIARELGKPRWVVLALTLASKPLALLTRVGDRQLVPLATPDRG
- a CDS encoding GNAT family N-acetyltransferase, producing the protein MTSTLTVRPLTASTLSEHLDICRTAFYGEPDDPAREAQLRMWDPARFRGAFDGAELIGGGGIWPRRMTLPGTGAHSFAGVTMVAVAPGQRRRGALTGVMRSLLHDLHAEGGDPFAALWASEGGIYGRYGYGVAVERLEIEIDKGARFLPTVDTGTDRVREVSREVAEPLMRELHAKVAAQTPGWLERDTDAWHYRLLDGTQQRNGRQAFRFAVHPEGYALFRMHQRQVLAVEVHELVTTGPVGYAALWRHLLDADLAGLADYWCAAPDDPLPHLLADPRAVRRGRCDALWLRLVDVDRALPLRRYAGPLETVLELTDEFCPWNAGRRRLRIGADGHAEVTRTEDEPELALSTTELASAFLGGVRLTALAAAGRVRELRPGALAPLSRAFLTDPAPHTIENF